TAACGGTCATCGCAGTCTTCTTGTTCCGTCCTCTGCAGGCGAGGGATCACCACTGCAACATGGTTGATCGGCCTTGCCTTCGGAGCGACGTTTCGGCTGGAAATAGACCTTGGCACCCAATTGAGCCAGTGCCGCGAGTTACTCCCCAGCGGCTGCCACCTCCGGGGGCCATTGGTCGTCGGTGCGATGCCAGGTCTTGTCCGGGTTGTAGCGCTCCATGTCTTTAAAAGCTTGGAGCGTGTCCGGCCCCAGATCCTTCTGGTAGACGATCCCGTTGTGACTAACGATGAACGTCTTCACTCCCGTGACGCGGTACTCTGCGGGGGCAGCGACCAGCGCGAATCCGCCTATCATCACCCCCTCGATTACGAAGTCCAGTTGTCCCATCGGAGCCGCTGGGCCCTGCCCCTTCAAGACCTTGAAGTAGTAGCCGTGGTAGGGCTCACCGCGTTTGGTGTAGCCTTGCTCAATAGCATCCGCAATCTTCTCACTGATCGGGCCTCCTAAGCTTCCATCCGGATTTCGCCAAACCAGTCCATCGCGCTTTCCCGACGTGCTGATGATTCGCTGCGCATATTGAGTGATTCCGGAGTCATCATGCACCTGGGAAGCATATTCTTCCTGAGCGTCCACGAAGCCACGACAGATTGCGATAGCGTCTAGTTCATTCGCTCCGATGCGCCTAGCGAGAATCTCCCGTTGGCCTGCCTTGGAATCGAAATACCACCTTCCCCCTTGTTTGACGATCGGAACCGGAAACGGCCAGTCGTCATCTCCGACCGAAAGAATGGCGCGCTTTCGGCTCTTGGGGTCCATGACTACGGAAGTTTTCGCGTGAGCCTTTGCAACAAACAAAGCGGCACGATTCTTGTCTTGGACGGCATCCGCGGTCGTCACCAAACCCTTGCCGTTCGGTCCGAACATCTCATTCAGGGCAGGGACATCGAATTGTTCCGCCGCATGAATCAGCGCCTCGGCAGCTTGTTGCGGTGTGGCAAAGGTCTTTTGCCCAGGCTGAGGAGACGACGCCTCCTCGCTCGATTTCGGCTGTGGCTGCGAGCAGAATCCCAGAGCACCGGACAAGGCGAGTACCAGGATGGCGAGAAGGAGGCTGTGTGCGACGTTCAATCTTCTTGAGCTCATGTGGTTCTCCTTGATCATGGCTTACTTACCGCCTCCTACCGCCGCCTCCACCTCCCCTGCCACCACCTCCCCTGCCGCCACCGCCCATGCTGGAAGAACCGCGTGCACTGCTTGCCCGGGCGCCGCTTCCAGAGCCGCCGCCAAACGCGCTAGAGTCACGAGATGAGCCGCCGCTCGGAACGCTTCGGTTGCCGACACGGTCTCCACCGCCGCCAGCCGAGGGAGTTCTGCCGCCAGCTCCGCGATCCATGGTGCTTGGTTGCTGTCGGCTGCCCAGTTGACCTTGGTTCTGGCGGGCGCTTGCCTGCCGGGAGGCCATTGAATCCCCGCGCGCTGTGCCGCCATATTTATTTGCTGTTGCTCTGTTCGAGTAAGGAGCACCGCCGCGATGCTGTGAATTGTGCTGCCAATTGCTACTGCCGCCGGACGGGCGGTTGCCAGTCTGCCTGTTGGAGTTTCTGACGAAGTTGTTGTTGTTGTTGATGTTGATGTTGTTGTTGCCACCATGCCATCCGCAGTTATAACCCCAGCCTCCGCCCCACGCGGCTCCCATCATCATGCCGACGCCGAACGAGATCGCCATGCCCGCGACGGCATAGCCGGGCGGATAAACCACTGGAGGGTAAGGGTAAGGGGGTGCCCCGTAGACCACGACAGGATCATAGCTGGGGACATAAACCACATCCGGCTTGGCCGGCTCGATCACTACGACGGATTTGTTCTCCACCACCTTTGTTTCCACTTTCTGCTGCTCGGTCGATTTCAAGTTGCCCTTATCCTTGGCCTTCGTGCGCATCCGCTGTACAGCGTCCATCACATCACTCTGCTGCGCAAGAAAAGCGTTTCCCAGATCTGTGGTCCACTTGATGTTCTCCGACAGTAGTTTGACCACCTGCGGTAGCGCCGCCAAAGCCTGGATACTCGGGTCCCAATCCTGCTTTTGCACCGCATCCGCCAGCGCCTTGTCTTTCAGGTCCTTGTGCTGATCTAGCCACTGCTGAAGTTGAATGATCTCCAGAGGGTAGGTGGAAGCTACAAGCGCCTGAGCAAGAAGCGGGTCGGGATAGAGCGCAAGGGGGGCAACCAAAGAATCCAA
Above is a genomic segment from Terriglobales bacterium containing:
- a CDS encoding DUF2950 domain-containing protein, with translation MSSRRLNVAHSLLLAILVLALSGALGFCSQPQPKSSEEASSPQPGQKTFATPQQAAEALIHAAEQFDVPALNEMFGPNGKGLVTTADAVQDKNRAALFVAKAHAKTSVVMDPKSRKRAILSVGDDDWPFPVPIVKQGGRWYFDSKAGQREILARRIGANELDAIAICRGFVDAQEEYASQVHDDSGITQYAQRIISTSGKRDGLVWRNPDGSLGGPISEKIADAIEQGYTKRGEPYHGYYFKVLKGQGPAAPMGQLDFVIEGVMIGGFALVAAPAEYRVTGVKTFIVSHNGIVYQKDLGPDTLQAFKDMERYNPDKTWHRTDDQWPPEVAAAGE
- a CDS encoding DUF3300 domain-containing protein — protein: MNPRASRFTFSSKTFRSIVAVLCVALLVPGESAAWAWSQPQQAGGGTEEAPKIPSDQLDSLVAPLALYPDPLLAQALVASTYPLEIIQLQQWLDQHKDLKDKALADAVQKQDWDPSIQALAALPQVVKLLSENIKWTTDLGNAFLAQQSDVMDAVQRMRTKAKDKGNLKSTEQQKVETKVVENKSVVVIEPAKPDVVYVPSYDPVVVYGAPPYPYPPVVYPPGYAVAGMAISFGVGMMMGAAWGGGWGYNCGWHGGNNNININNNNNFVRNSNRQTGNRPSGGSSNWQHNSQHRGGAPYSNRATANKYGGTARGDSMASRQASARQNQGQLGSRQQPSTMDRGAGGRTPSAGGGGDRVGNRSVPSGGSSRDSSAFGGGSGSGARASSARGSSSMGGGGRGGGGRGGGGGGRRR